From the genome of Leptodactylus fuscus isolate aLepFus1 chromosome 1, aLepFus1.hap2, whole genome shotgun sequence, one region includes:
- the CIMAP1D gene encoding protein CIMAP1D: MEEHTERKVPMIAAKETGPGPGRYNLPPTVGFVGHDYTKFSSPAYSFHGRTSHSAHLSDCSPGPRYYVEPCLTRFGRSDGPAYSMLARGKSEDNKEKVPGPGVYRPEKCLIPTHRKPPSYSIGSRTRYRLVDQVPAPNTYSLPPVVGPRVPLKGSAPSFSLSGRTHRGGHSEDLANTPGPAHYNYTDNSIYMRKGPAYSLLGRHETSKVGPVAPGPGAHSPEKVTNHKRKAPAYSMGIRHSEYTTPLIIEVPN; this comes from the exons ATGGAAGAGCACACAGAAAGAAAAGTACCCATGATTGCAGCAAAGGAGACTG GACCTGGCCCTGGACGGTACAATCTACCCCCTACAGTAGGATTTGTGGGCCATGACTATACTAAATTCTCCAGTCCTGCTTATTCTTTCCATGGACGTACAAGTCATTCTG CTCATCTCAGTGATTGTAGTCCAGGACCGCGGTATTATGTGGAGCCATGTCTAACACGTTTTGGCCGCAGTGATGGTCCTGCCTACTCCATGCTAGCACGAGGCAAATCAGAAG ATAATAAGGAGAAGGTTCCAGGTCCAGGAGTTTATAGACCAGAGAAATGCCTTATTCCAACACATCGGAAACCACCATCATACTCCATAGGCTCCAGAACACGGTATAGATTGGTAGATCAAGTACCAGCTCCAAACACGTATTCCCTTCCTCCGGTAGTGGGTCCTCGTGTTCCTTTGAAAGGATCTGCCCCTTCATTCAGTCTGTCTGGTAGAACACATCGTGGAGGGCATTCTGAAGATTTGGCTAATACGCCTGGTCCAGCTCACTATAACTATACAGATAACAGCATCTACATGCGAAAAGGTCCAGCTTACTCCTTGcttgggagacatgaaacttcAAAAGTAGGGCCTGTTGCCCCAGGTCCAGGGGCTCATAGTCCAGAGAAAGTAACAAATCACAAGAGAAAAGCACCTGCATACTCAATGGGTATTCGACACTCTGAATATACTACCCCTCTTATAATAGAAGTTCCTAACTAA